AAAAAGGGATTGGACTATGTATTTATCAATTAAAGGAGCAGTAGTTATTTTATTTCTTTTTATTGGGTCAGCTGTATGGGCGCAGGAAGCAAATACTAATTCAATAGAGATAGGGGTGCTCGCAGCTGGTGATGAAGCATTATATTACGGCGCTTACGGTAAATATACTATACCACTTTCCCAAAATAAAAATCATTTTACTTTAGGGTTTTCCATGGTTGTATATTTTGATTTTAAAGGAGAATCCGAGCCTGATGCATATTTAAAAAACGATGTAGATATGCGTTTAATACCAACGGCAAATTTTGGATACTCTCTTAATTTTAATAGGATACAGGTAAATGTAGAAGTACCTGTTGGTTTAAGTTTTGCAAGAACTAAAGGAACTTTGGTTAATGAACGAATAGGCTTTGAAAGGGATTTTTCTAATAATGAAACTTTTTTTAACTATGGCCTATCTTTTTCTCCAAAATATAAGATTAGTAGCACCAATAGTCTTGGACTTTACGGTTTTTTGCCCTTAGTTAGTGATAAAGCTCAATCTGGATATCAAATAGGGATTGGATGGACCAAAATATTTGGTCATAAGTAAAACAGTAGTTTCAACTGCTATCAAAATACCCTCTAAAATCCAGTGTAAGAACTAGCCGCTTTACATATAACAACAGTTACTTTTTCTTTTTAATATCTATTTTCTCTTCTACGGTAGGGCGTTTCTTGATTTTTCTTGGTCGCCTTGCCCCAAAAGACCGATTTGCTATTTTTCCTCTTCTAGATTTTTTATCTCCTCTTCCCATATGAATTGTTCTTTATTTTAATATAAGGTTTTAGGTTTAGAATGTCAAATGAAGTGTCTAAAAAGCACTTTATTTCACTATAGAAACATCACAAAATTTCCAGAATTTATAAGGATATCATATTGTTATCCTAAGCCAAAAAAGTTAAGTTTGTTTGAATCGGTTTTTTTTTAAACAAATTTAAACAACACACAAATGAAAATAGAAAAGGTATTAGTAGCGAATAGAGGAGAGATTGCTATACGAATTTTCAGGGCCTGTGTTGAGATCGGAGTACGTACTGTTGGTATTTATACGTATGAAGACCGGTATTCTTTGCATCGTTATAAAGCCGATGAATCCTACCAGATAGGAGAGGACAATGAGCCTTTAAAACCTTATTTAGATATTGATGCCATTATTAAAGTGGCTAAAGAAAATAATGTTAATGCCATTCACCCTGGTTACGGATTCCTCTCTGAAAATGCCAATTTTGCTCAAAAATGTGAGGATAATGGAATTGTTTTCGTAGGACCCAAAGTTTCAGTCTTAAAAGCATTGGGAGATAAGATTACCGCTAAAGAAGTAGCGGTTGCTAATAATATTCCTATTATTCAAAGTAGTGATAAAGACCTAAAAAATATAAAAACAGCAATTTCAGAAGCCAACCGTATTGGTTATCCGTTAATGTTAAAAGCTGCTTCTGGTGGTGGTGGTCGTGGAATGCGCGTTATTCGAACCCAAGAAGAACTTGAGAAAGGCTTCCCAGAGGCTAAAAGGGAATCATTGAATGCTTTTGGAGATGATACTGTTTTCTTGGAAAAATTTGTTGAAAACCCCAAACATATAGAAGTACAAATAGTTGCCGATACGCATGGTAACATGGTACACTTGTACGAACGTGATTGTTCGGTACAAAGAAGGTATCAAAAAGTTATAGAATTTGCCCCGTCTATAGGGCTTCCGCAAGAGACAAAAGATAGTCTCTACCAATATGCCATCAATATTTGTAAAGCGGTTAATTACAATAATATTGGTACAGTAGAATTTCTGGTAGATGATGACGGTAGTATTTATTTTATTGAAGTAAACCCGCGTGTTCAGGTAGAACATACGGTTACCGAAATGATTACTAATATCGATTTGATTAAAGCTCAGCTCTTTATTGCTGGGGGATATAAGCTTTCGGATACCCAAATAAAAATCCCTAATCAAGAATCGGTTCAAGTAACCGGTATTGCGCTGCAGTGTAGAATTACTACAGAAGACCCATCTAATGATTTTAAGCCTGATTATGGTGTGGTTACGACCTATAGAAGCGCCTCTGGTTTTGGTATTCGGTTAGATGCGGGTAGTATCTACCAAGGTGTTGTTATATCACCTTTCTTTGATTCTATGTTGGTAAAGGTTTCTGCTCGCAGCCGTACGTTAGACGGTTGCTGTAGAAAGATGCGTCGTGCTTTGGCAGAGTTCCGTATTCGGGGAGTGAACACTAACATGGCCTTTCTGGATAATATTCTAAAGCACGAAACTTTTCGTGAAGGGAAGGTTACTGTTAACTTTATTAAAAACGAACCCAAACTTTTTGAGTTTGTAGAGCCCAGAAACAGAGCTAATAAGCTTATTACATTTATAGGGGAAACCATAGTGAACGGTAATCCTGATGTTAAGAATTACGACCCTAACCGTAAGTTCACAAAACCAAAAGTACCATCATTTTCCAAAGCGGAAGGTTTCCCAAAAGGAACCAAAGATTTACTCACGGAAATGGGACCGGAGAAATTCTCTCAATGGTTAAAAGCAGAGAAGAAAATTCATTTTACGGATACCACCATGCGTGACGCTCACCAAAGTTTGTTGGCAACCCGTATGCGAACAGAAGATATGATGAAAGTGGCGGAAGGTTATGCTAAAAACCATCCCGAGATTTTTTCTATGGAAGTTTGGGGCGGTGCTACTTTTGATGTTTGTCTGAGGTTTTTACATGAAAACCCATGGGAGCGTTTGGCACTTTTAAGAAAGGCAATGCCCAAT
This genomic interval from Zobellia roscoffensis contains the following:
- a CDS encoding 30S ribosomal protein THX yields the protein MGRGDKKSRRGKIANRSFGARRPRKIKKRPTVEEKIDIKKKK
- a CDS encoding pyruvate carboxylase, which translates into the protein MKIEKVLVANRGEIAIRIFRACVEIGVRTVGIYTYEDRYSLHRYKADESYQIGEDNEPLKPYLDIDAIIKVAKENNVNAIHPGYGFLSENANFAQKCEDNGIVFVGPKVSVLKALGDKITAKEVAVANNIPIIQSSDKDLKNIKTAISEANRIGYPLMLKAASGGGGRGMRVIRTQEELEKGFPEAKRESLNAFGDDTVFLEKFVENPKHIEVQIVADTHGNMVHLYERDCSVQRRYQKVIEFAPSIGLPQETKDSLYQYAINICKAVNYNNIGTVEFLVDDDGSIYFIEVNPRVQVEHTVTEMITNIDLIKAQLFIAGGYKLSDTQIKIPNQESVQVTGIALQCRITTEDPSNDFKPDYGVVTTYRSASGFGIRLDAGSIYQGVVISPFFDSMLVKVSARSRTLDGCCRKMRRALAEFRIRGVNTNMAFLDNILKHETFREGKVTVNFIKNEPKLFEFVEPRNRANKLITFIGETIVNGNPDVKNYDPNRKFTKPKVPSFSKAEGFPKGTKDLLTEMGPEKFSQWLKAEKKIHFTDTTMRDAHQSLLATRMRTEDMMKVAEGYAKNHPEIFSMEVWGGATFDVCLRFLHENPWERLALLRKAMPNVLLQMLIRGSNGVGYTAYPDNLIEKFVEESWNTGVDVFRIFDSLNWMKSLAPCIEHVRKRTGGLAEGSICYTGDILNPSKTKYDLKYYIQLAKDIENAGAHILGVKDMAGLLKPNAAFELISALKSEINIPIHLHTHDTSSVQTATYLKAIEAGVDVVDVALGGLSGLTSQPNFNSVVEMLRFNERENEMNTDKLAEYSDYWESVRNYYYTFESGLKSGTGDVYHHEIPGGQYSNLKGQAIALGLETKFTEVTKMYAEVNQMFGDIVKVTPSSKVVGDMAQYMISNNLTVADVMEKGQDISFPESVKSFFRGDLGQPVGGFPKKLQKIVLKDEKPYTNRPNAHLEPIDFDKEFKSFKRKFKKGMGRDLEMTDFLSYKLYPKVFTDAYNNHVKYGNLVNIPTKNFFYGMEVGEEIMVELEGGKNVLISLMIKGEPDEAGNVSIFFKINGQLRNVLIKDTSVKVDKQENTKADSTDPKQIGAPLQGLLSSVLVKTGQEVKRNQPLFVIEAMKMETTVTATEEGTVAKIQLQGGSLVNSEDLVLTLK